In Microbacterium sp. ABRD28, the genomic stretch AACCCGTTGCAGCCGATCGATGGTCGCCGCCAGCTCGGCATCGAGCACCGCGATGGCGTCATCGGGACGCTCTTCGGAACGGTCCAGCGTCGCGATCTGTGCGAGCGGAACACCGAGCTCAGCGAGCCGCACGATCTGCAGCAGCCGGACGAGGTGCGCCACCTGGTACTGCTTGTACCCGTTCGACAGCCGCTCGGGCTCCTCGAGCAGGCCGACCTTGTGGTAGTGCCGAACGGCCTTCACCGTCGTGCCGGCCAGGTCGGCGAGCTGTCGCGTGCTCCAAGCCATGGTCGAGCTCCTCGGGGTCTATTCTGCGCAGCATCCATTCCAAACCATGCCCCAGGGGCACGGTCAACACCCAGCCCCAGACTTGACCGTGCCCCGAGGGCACGGTCTGAGGTGGGAGCCGACCCGAGATTCCGCCCGTCGCGCTTCGGTACGCGCGACGGATGACTTCCGAGGAGACCATCGTGCACCTATCCGCGCTGCGCTGCCGCACCCTCGCCCTCGGGGCGATCATCCCCCTCGCGATCGGCCTCGCAGCCTGCACCGAAGCCCCCGCGGCGACGGTCGCCGGCGACACCGAGGCCGTCACCCACGAGGAGAACGACCGCGTCCCCGAGGGCGCAGCCTGGACCCAGCATTACTTCCCGTCGGCACCGGGCCTCGACGGTGAGGAGGTCGAGCTGCACGCCGACGTCCTGCTTCCCGACGACCTCGCCGAGGGCGAGCAGGTTCCGGTCATCCTTTCGGTGGGATCGTACTTCGGCCACTCCGGCGAGATCACCGACGAGGACTGGACGCATCCCGGCCCTTCGGACCGGTTCGCCGACCTCATCGAGGGCGGCGATCTGTTCGACGAGCGCTATGCGTTCGTCATGGTCGACCTGCGCGGTTTTGGCGGATCGACCGGATGCTTGGACTTCATGGGCGACGGCGAGCAGGCCGACGTCGCCGCGGCGATCGAGTGGGCGGCGTCACAGCCGTGGTCGACGGGCGACGTGGGCATGTACGGCAAGTCGTACGACGCCATCACCGGGATCGTCGGCACCGTGCTCCAGCCGGAAGGCCTCCGTGCGGTCGTGGCGCAGGCACCCATGTGGGACAAGTACCGCAACAATCGGTCGGGGGGCGTCCCCCGGCTGCCGCTGACCGTCGCCGTGCAGACCTACAACGAGATCGCGACTCTGGAACAGCTGCCCGATGACACCGAGCGCTACCGCGAGAACGCCGCGTACGAGCAGGCACATCCCGAGTGTGTCGCGATCAACACGCTCAGTGCCCAGACCGCGGATCCGGCATCGCCGTATTGGACGAGCCGAGACTTCGCCGCGCGCGTCGAGGGGTCGACGACCCCGCTGCTGTTCACGCAGGGGTGGGCGGAGTGGAACACCGAGTCGGAGGCGATGGAGGAGTTCCTCGCGAACCACGAGGGCCCGGTTCGGGGCTGGTTCGGACCGTGGGATCACATCCGAGGCAACGAGGTGGATGAAGACGGCACCGTGAAGACCGGTCGCGAGGGGTGGTTCGACGAGGTCATGGCGTTCTACGACGAGCACCTCAAGGGCGTCGAGCCGACCGAGGAATACCCTGCCTTCGTGATTCAGGACAACACGGGGTCGTGGCGGGCGCAGGAAGACTGGCCCATCGTCGACGAGACCGCCGACATCGCCCTGCAGGGAGGCTCGTACCTCGACGACGGGGCCGAGGGCGACCCGACCGTCGACACCGGCAACCGCTTCGTGCAGACGTCGGAGCCGGTGGCCGCAGACACCAGGATCACCGGCACCCCCTCGATGACGCTCACGTCGGAGGGCCACGGCAACCTGATGGTGAAGCTGTACGACGTCGCCCCCGACGGCACCGCCGTGCTGATCAACGAGCAGGTCGCCGCCGTGACTCCGGGAGAGGTGACGCTGGAGATGAAGGCCGGCGACTGGCGGCTGGCCGCCGGGCACGCGCTGGCCGTGCAGATCGGTACCATCGAAGCCGGTCCGCTGAGCGACTGGATCGACACCCCGTCGAACGAGCGCATCGCGGTCTCGGACGTGCAGCTGAAGCTCGCGCTGCAGGACCCCGCCGCCGACGTCGACATCCCCGGCGAACGGGCACTGTACCTCGACAGCTATCTCGCCATCTCGACCGCCACGCTCCCTGAGGCGCCCACGACCTTCACGATCGACGGCGCGGAGGGCGGAACATCTTCAGGAGGGGAATGAACACCATCCCGTGGGTCAGAGCCGTCGCGGGGGCGCTCGTCGCGGCATCCGTCCTTCTGATCGCGCCGGCCTGCGCGCCGTCGACGGAAGTTCCGGATGCCGCGACACCGGCGCCGACGCCGACGTCAACGCCGACTCCCACGTCCACGCCGAGCGCGATCGATCTGGGCGCCGAGCTCGGCGCACTGGAGGCGACCTACGACGCCCGGGTCGGGGTCTACGCCCTCGACACCGAGACGGGGCAGA encodes the following:
- a CDS encoding CocE/NonD family hydrolase, with the translated sequence MTSEETIVHLSALRCRTLALGAIIPLAIGLAACTEAPAATVAGDTEAVTHEENDRVPEGAAWTQHYFPSAPGLDGEEVELHADVLLPDDLAEGEQVPVILSVGSYFGHSGEITDEDWTHPGPSDRFADLIEGGDLFDERYAFVMVDLRGFGGSTGCLDFMGDGEQADVAAAIEWAASQPWSTGDVGMYGKSYDAITGIVGTVLQPEGLRAVVAQAPMWDKYRNNRSGGVPRLPLTVAVQTYNEIATLEQLPDDTERYRENAAYEQAHPECVAINTLSAQTADPASPYWTSRDFAARVEGSTTPLLFTQGWAEWNTESEAMEEFLANHEGPVRGWFGPWDHIRGNEVDEDGTVKTGREGWFDEVMAFYDEHLKGVEPTEEYPAFVIQDNTGSWRAQEDWPIVDETADIALQGGSYLDDGAEGDPTVDTGNRFVQTSEPVAADTRITGTPSMTLTSEGHGNLMVKLYDVAPDGTAVLINEQVAAVTPGEVTLEMKAGDWRLAAGHALAVQIGTIEAGPLSDWIDTPSNERIAVSDVQLKLALQDPAADVDIPGERALYLDSYLAISTATLPEAPTTFTIDGAEGGTSSGGE